The window TTGATTATTGAATAATTATTTTTTTTGGTTTATGATAATAATAAAGGTATTATCTTATACTTAATTTATCATGCTGTGATTCTTATGTATTTAAAATATAGATAGATATGGAGGAAAGGGAATGAATATTCAAAACTACGTTATCCCACAAACTATTGAAGAAGCTTATAAGCTTGTTCAAACTGGTGGCCGTATAATCTCTGGAGGAGCTTTCGTGTGCACGTCTAATGCTAAGGTTGACACTGTTGTTGATCTTCGTGATTTAGGTCTTAACTTCATTAATGAATATGAAGACAGAATCGAAATTGGACCTGCAACTACTCTAAGAGAAGTTGAAACTAGCAAAATACTAAATGGTAACTTCAATGGTTATTTTGAAAATGCTATAGGAAGAATACTTGGAATACAACTTAGAAACCTTGCTACTATAGGTGGTAGTATATGTGGTAGATATGGTTTCTCTGATGTTATATGCTCACTATCAGCACTAAATGTAACACTTGAATTCCATAATTATGGAGAAATATCTCTAGATGATTTCATAGCTAGACCATCAGTAAAAAGAGATATTCTTAAGAAGATAATAATCGAAAAAAATAACATTAAAGCATCATATGAGGCACTTAGACATTCAAACGGGGACTTCCCAATGATTACATGTAGTGTTTCTAACCTTAATGGCAAATACAAGGTTATTGTTGGATGTAGACCTCTTATAGCTGCTCAAGCTGAGGATTGTATGGCAATTCTAAATAGCGGAAAGGAATTAACTGAAAAAGTTATAGATGAAGCTATGCTTGCTTTAGATAACCTAGCATATGGAAATAACTATACAGCTACAAAGGAATATAGACAACAAGTTGCTAAGGTAATAGTGAAAAGATGTTTAATGGAGGTTATGTAGTATGACTGGAACTATAAATATAAATGGCAAAGATGTAGTAGTTGAATATGAAGCTGATGATAAGCTACTTGAACTATTAAGAAAACTTGGCTATGCCAGCGTAAGAAGAGGATGTGAAACTCTTTCATGTTCTGTTTGTACAATACTTGTAAATGATGTACCAGTAAACTCATGTGCTGTACATGTTGCTAGAGTTGTTGGCGGAGGCCAAAAAGTTACAACGGTTGAAGGTGTTCCTGAAGAAGCTAAAAAAGTAGCTGAAGCTATGGCAGAAGTAGGGGTTGACCAATGTGGATACTGTGCTCCAGGATTCGTAATGACAGTTCTAGGTATAGAGAAACAAATCGAAAATCCTACAGATGAAAAGATCGTAAAATATCTAAGAGGAAATCTTTGCAGATGCTCAGGTTATGTAAGTCAGCTTAGAGCGATCAAAAAGTATCTTGGTATGGAGGGTTAAAATATGTACGCTATTAAAAAATCAATTCCAAAAGTTGATGCAATGGGTAATATCCTTGGAGGACATGTATATGCTGATGACGTAGCTCCAAAGGATGCACTAATTATTAAGATTCTTAGAAGTCCACATGCATTTGCAAAAATAATTAACATAGATACAACTGAAGCTTTAAAGCTTGAAGGTGTTGAATGTGTTCTAACATATAAGGATTGTCCAGACATTCGTATTACAAGAGCTGGGCAAGCATATCCTGAAGAATCACCATATGATTTTAAGATTCTTGATCAAATCGTAAGATATGTTGGTGACGACGTTGCACTAGTTGTTGCTAAAACAGAAAAGATTGCTTTAGCAGCAATGGAACTTGTAAAGGTTGAATATGAAGTATATGAGCCAGTTCTTGATATGGAAAAGGCAATTGATCACCCTTCAATAATTCACCCTGAGGATGATATAGTGGTACATCAAGATACTCACTTTAATCCAAAGAGAAATATTGCAGCTCAAGTTGATATAGCTAATAATGGTGATATGAAGAAGACTTTAGAAGAATGTGATATAGTACACTCAGGTACTTACTATATTCCTGCTTCACACCAAGGTATGATGGAAACATTTAGATCATCTGCTTACATTGATCCAAAGGGTAGACTAGTAATTACATCATCTACTCAAATTCCTTTCCACAACAGAAGACAAGTTGCTAGAGCACTTGATATTCCTGAAAGCAAGGTTAGAGTTATAAAGCCTCGTATAGGTGGAGGATTTGGAGCTAAGCAAAACTCAAATACAGAGTTCTACCCTGCACTTGTTACTTGGATTACTAAGAAGCCAAGTAAGGTAACTTTCACAAGAGAAGAAACATTCGAATCAGGAAGCCCAAGACATCCAATGAAGATCGATGTTACAATTGGTCTAATGAAGGATGGAAAACTAAGAGCTATCGACATGGTTGGTCTTTCTGACACAGGTGCATTTGCTGAACATGGTCGTGCGGTATTCCTACAAGTTGGTATGAAATCAATCGGTATGTACAATAAGTGTGACGCTGTAAGATTCCATGGTGACGTTGTTTATACAAACCACTTAACTTACGCTGCATATAGAGGATACGGAGCAACTCAAGGGGATTATGCTCTTGAAAGCTGTATAAATGAAGCTTGTAAGAAATATGGTATTGACCCAATTGAATTTAGAGTTAAAAACGTTGTTCGTGAAAACGAAACAGCTGTACCATTTGGATTCTTTGGTCAACCAGCTCCACCTAAGGGATATGCACTTGAAAGCTGTCAATTAGTTGCATGTATCGAACGTGGTCGTGAAATAATTGAATGGGATAAAAAATACGGAAAGAGAGAAATCTCACCTACTAAGAGACGTGGTCTAGGTATGGCTTGTGGAAGACAAGGTTCAGGTATTCCTGGTGTTGACATGGCATCAGCTGTTCTTAAGCTTAACAACGATGGTTCATTCCAACTACTAATCGGTGCAACTGACCTTGGTACAGGTAGTGATACTATTCTTTCACAAATTTGTGCTGAAGAACTAACAGTTCCATTTGAAGCAATTAACGTATTCTCATCTGATACTGACTTTACTCCATATGACTGTGGTGCTTATGCGTCAAGTACAACTTACGTATCAGGTAACGCTATTAAGAATACTGCAACTAAGATGAGAGGCGAACTTATTAGAGAAGCTGCTGTTATTCTTGATGCTAAGGAAGAAGATCTATTCATCGAAGATGGTCAAGTTAAGAGCAAGGTAGATGATAAATCAATTACATTCCAAGGAATAGCATACAAACTTGGATGTTCATGTAAGCAATTACTAACTTCTGACTCATTCACTGGAAAGGGTTCACCAGTTCCATACATCGCTGGATTTGCAGAAGTTGAAGTTGATATAGAAACTGGTAAGATTGATTTAACTCAATTTGTTGGTGTACTTGATGTTGGTACAGTAGTTAACCCTGCGCTTGCTAGAGTACAAGCTGAAGGTGGTATCCTTCAAGGTATAGGTATGGCTCTTTGGGAAACTGTTGTTCATAACGAAAAGGGTAAGATGTTAAGTAACAACTTCCTTAAGTATCCAATGCCTGTAAGAGATAACTTCGGAACTATAAAGGTTGACTTCGTTGAAAGTTATGAACCAACAGGACCATTCGGTGCTAAGTCAATAGGAGAAGTTGTTCTAAACTCTTCTGCTCCAGCTATAAGAGCAGCTATTATTGATGCTGTAGGGCCTATTCAATTAGATCATATGCCTTTCACTCCATCACTAATACTTTCAGAAATCAACAAGCTTAAAAAACAAGCTTAATTAAATAAAATATTAATGCCTAGGCTAAAGCCTAGGCATTTTTTATTTGCATTATGAACAAAATTATTTGAGGTCTTTATCCATGAGTTTAACTGTTGGATAAACTTTTCTCCTGTTTAATTTCATGCTTTCTTTGTTTGAATCTTGTTATAAATTGAAAAGCTGCAGTTACTGTCATTATCCCGAATGCAATTGCTCCAGCCACAGCTGCTGTTTCAATTCCTTTATTTAAAGCCATTGCCAAATCATCTTCAACTATATACTTTACAGTATTATAAGCTGTTATTCCTGGTACTAGAGGATATATACCTGTTATCGAAAATATTGATGCAGGAGTCTTTTTAACCCTTGCCATAATTTCACTATAAACCCCTATACCTGCTGCCCCTACAAATGTAGCCATTGCAGGAGATGCTGTAGCAGCTTTTACTATTGCAAAAAGTACCCATCCTATAGAACCTGAAATTCCCGCCCAAACAAGATTTTTTCTTTCTATATTAAAAAGTACCCCAGGGAAAAAACTCCCTAAAAACGCAAATACTATTTCTATTAATAATCTTCCACTTAACATTTCAAGCTCTCCTTACATTATATGGGTTCCAAGAACCAGCATAATACCTACGCCTACTCCAAGTGCTGCAGCGGTTAAAATTCCTTCCATTAACCTACCTGAACTAGATATAATATCTCCATTTAATGCATCCTTAATTCCACTTGTAATAGCAACACCAGGAAGTAATAGCATTATAGCTCCAACTATAACCTTATCGATATTTAGTGTTGGAATTCCCATTTTAAAACCTATAGTCATACCACCAGCTATAATACCAGCTAAGAAAAGCTGTAGGAACTCAAAGAATCCAAACCTTGCCATATACTCTTTAATACTATAAATAACCATACCTATAATAAAAGCTACTATCCCATCTATGGATGTACCTCCAAAAAGGCAACTAAATACATATGCATTAAATGATGCTGCAAATAACATTGTAGGAAAATTAAAATATGGTCTCTTTTTTATCTCTTCTATTTTCTTAAGTGCTTCATCATAGTCTATGTCACTTACTTCAATTTGTCTTGAAAAAGCATTTACTAATTCTATTTTGTGTAGATCCAAAGTCCTATCCTTTATTCTTCGAATTACAGTAAGAGAATGTTTATCATTCTTTGTACCTTCACTTGATATAAATATCCCGGTTAATGTACAATAACAATCACACTCTATATTATATCTTTTGCAAACACGTCTTATAGTCTCTTCTACCCTATACACTTCTGCTCCACTGGTTAGAAGTATGTCTCCTAGGTTTAAGGCTATTTGAAGTATTTTCCCAGTATCCATAAAATCACCTCGTCCCTATTGAAAATAATATATTTTTAACAAAGTATATATAACTTTTTTCAAGTTCTATATTATTTATATTCATTCTATTATCCATCATTACTTATTATCCTACAAATTTTACTTTTGTAAATAGCTATTATATAGCTATTATAGTATTTTAACAGGCTATTTAAATTATTTTAACCTAGTTTTTACTTGTACACTTTTACAATTTATTAGATGCCTTGTTATAACATCTCAAATCAAGTTTAATATGATTGCAAAATGTTTAACAACCTTTATTATTATATATGAAAACCTTCTCTATATCAATAAATCATTTTGATTTATTTGGCAAATACTTCATTAAACTCATATAATGTTATAAATACTTTTTTAGGAGACAATATGATTAAAGTTATTATTATAAAAAGTAAATTTAGACTTTATGTATATAAGGATAATGTTCTTATACGAAATTATCCTGTAGCTATTGGTAAACCCTCAACCCCTACTCCTGTAGGAAATGCAAAAATAATCAATAGAGCCCCAAATCCAGGAGGACCCTATGGTGCCATGTGGCTAGGCCTCTCCATACCTCACATCGGAATACATGGTACAAATGCACCATTTTCTATAGGAAAAACCGTTTCTCATGGATGTATTCGTATGCAAAATAAAGATGTACTTGAGTTAGCCAGACTAGCTCCTATTGGTACCCCAGTTACTATTACTCCTTAAATATAAGAAGATATAAAGATAGCTTAGGTAGCTGTCTTTATATCTTCAATCTTTCCATTTCTAATGTTATAAATATCTTCGCAAATATCATCTATATACTCAGCACTTCTACATCCTAGAATTACAGTAGTATCCCTTCTCCTATTAATATCTTTAAATACAAGCTTTATGTTTTCTATTTCTTCTTGAGTTAAATACATAAATGGTTCATCAATTATTAATAGCTTTGGCTTTTCCATTATTGCCTGCGCTATTGATAGCCTTTTTTTCATTGAAAGATTAAATTCTCTAACCCTATCCCTTGATAAGGACAGTAGTTCTACAGTAGATAATGCATCTTTAACCTCCATATTATCAATCTTTCCTTTTATTGAAGATAATATCTTGAGATTTTTATATGCAGAATACTCTTCAATAAAGCCACTAATACCAAATGACATTCCAATATCATCGTTATATCCTGTTTTTTTGGCTAAAACACTACCAAATATTTTAACCTCTCCTTCATGTTCTCTCATAATTCCAGATATAATCTTTAAAAGCTCTAATCTCCCTGAAAAATTATCACCAACTATACCATAAATACCACTTGATTCAAGACTTAGACTTATATTATTTAAAACTTCAATCCCATTAGTATTTTTACTAACATTATTTAATTCTACTGCTATCATTATTTTCCTCCTTAGATTTTCTCTTTAATATATTTTTCTGATACTAATTTAGATATCACAAAGAGAATAATTAATGCACTTAATATATATATTAAAGAATACCTAAGACTTGGATATTCTGAAGCTTCATTTAAAGAATGAAATGCCAGTATAGTATTTATACTTGGAATAGCTCTATATAGCCAGCTTATTTTAAAAAAATAAGTTACTCCTCCAATAAGAAGAATAATAAAATTTACAAATACTCCTCCATAAGTATTATGAAATATACTACATCCAATATAAAAGCAAAGTCCTATAATAAAAAGACCCATAGTGTACATAGAGCATGAGATAACTATACTGCTTACCGGTGTTAATATATCCGTTATTAAACCTAATCCATTACTTCCATGTAACAGGGTTTGTACTACATTTCCCCATTGAAAACTATAGTCTTTTATAAGTGCTGCAACTATTGAAACAGTTAAAACTACAAGCGTCATAAAAGTAATAGTAGCAATAAAAACAGTTATTATACAAGTTTTCAAAAAATCACTTCGATTTTTAAGTCTTGATATGTACATATAATTTATATCATTATTGAACATAGAGGCTATAAAAATAGTATATAGTATGTTTAAAAATACCCCTGAAATATTAAAGTCATTAAAAAAGTATAGTAAAAAATCATTTGAAGTATACTCTACCTCAAAATTAGACTCTTCAACTAGGAAAATTGTTGCTGCATAGCCTACAAGAAATGCAAGTCCAATTCCAAGTCCTATGATTGACTTTTTATAAAATGCCCTTTTAACATTTTCGAATGCTAAATAAAGAATTCTTTGGTTCATATTATCACCTTCTTAAGTTTTTATGGCTTACTAAAACATTTCTATGAATTAAAAAAACTTATTAGAACGATAATACAAATATAAAAAAGCCACCTTACTCTCGAAAGGGGAATAAATGAGAGTAAATATGGCTTTTATGTTTCCCTCTGATTTTCAAAGGCTCCATGTGTATTTTATACCAAACTTCTTGCTATTAGAACTCCATTGGCACTTGCCTGCATAAGTCCTCTTGTGTGACCTGAACCGTCACCTCCAAAATATAATCCTTCTATATTTGATCTAAACTTACTATCTGTTATAACTTCATTTGAGTAAAACTTAACCTCAACTCCGTAGATAAGTGTATCATCTGATGCCATTCCCTTAAATGGACCATCTAATGCTTCAAACATTTCAATTAAATCCTTCACTACTCTGTATGGAAGTGCAAGGCTTAAATCTCCTGGATAAGCATCTACTAAAGTTGCATTTACTTTACAATTTTCTATACTTTCATGGGTTGATCTTCTACCTTTTTTCAAGTCTCCTAGTCTTTGAACTATAACCCTATTTCCTGAAAGCATATTAGCATTTCTTACGATGTTTTTTCCGTAATCAATAGGAGATTCGAATGGTTCTGAAAGATTTAATGACACTAAAAGAGCAAAGTTCGTATTGGTAGTCTTATATTCCTTCTCCTTATAGCTATGTCCATTTGCTACTGCTAAGTTATCCTCATAGTATTCTGTGGAAACAATACCCGATGGATTTTGACAGAATGTTCTAACCTTATCATTAAATGTTTTAGTTTTATAAATTATCTTACTTTCATATAGGTCTTTATTAATATTTCCAAGAATCTCATCATGAGTCTCAACTCTAACACCTATGTCTACAGTAGAACTTCTCTTCTCTATTCCCTTTTCTGTACAAAGTTTAGTTAACCAGTGAGCACCTTCTCTACCTACTGCTACTACAACCTTATCTGACAGATACTCTTCCCCCTTAGAAATTACACCCTTAATCTTCTTATCCTCTATTATGATATTTTCTACAGGTGATGAAAATCTGATATCTACTCCACTATCCTCTAAGTCTTGTTGCATTTTTTTATATATATCAAATGATTTTTCCGTCCCTAAATGTCTAAGTGGTGAGTATACTAATTCTAAATCATGCTTTGAAAGATCTTTTTGATATTCTAAGAATTTATCATAAACCTCTTCAGCTCCATAAACAGCTTTG of the Clostridium cylindrosporum DSM 605 genome contains:
- a CDS encoding FAD binding domain-containing protein; protein product: MNIQNYVIPQTIEEAYKLVQTGGRIISGGAFVCTSNAKVDTVVDLRDLGLNFINEYEDRIEIGPATTLREVETSKILNGNFNGYFENAIGRILGIQLRNLATIGGSICGRYGFSDVICSLSALNVTLEFHNYGEISLDDFIARPSVKRDILKKIIIEKNNIKASYEALRHSNGDFPMITCSVSNLNGKYKVIVGCRPLIAAQAEDCMAILNSGKELTEKVIDEAMLALDNLAYGNNYTATKEYRQQVAKVIVKRCLMEVM
- a CDS encoding L,D-transpeptidase → MIKVIIIKSKFRLYVYKDNVLIRNYPVAIGKPSTPTPVGNAKIINRAPNPGGPYGAMWLGLSIPHIGIHGTNAPFSIGKTVSHGCIRMQNKDVLELARLAPIGTPVTITP
- a CDS encoding ATP-binding cassette domain-containing protein, which translates into the protein MIAVELNNVSKNTNGIEVLNNISLSLESSGIYGIVGDNFSGRLELLKIISGIMREHEGEVKIFGSVLAKKTGYNDDIGMSFGISGFIEEYSAYKNLKILSSIKGKIDNMEVKDALSTVELLSLSRDRVREFNLSMKKRLSIAQAIMEKPKLLIIDEPFMYLTQEEIENIKLVFKDINRRRDTTVILGCRSAEYIDDICEDIYNIRNGKIEDIKTAT
- a CDS encoding xanthine dehydrogenase family protein molybdopterin-binding subunit yields the protein MYAIKKSIPKVDAMGNILGGHVYADDVAPKDALIIKILRSPHAFAKIINIDTTEALKLEGVECVLTYKDCPDIRITRAGQAYPEESPYDFKILDQIVRYVGDDVALVVAKTEKIALAAMELVKVEYEVYEPVLDMEKAIDHPSIIHPEDDIVVHQDTHFNPKRNIAAQVDIANNGDMKKTLEECDIVHSGTYYIPASHQGMMETFRSSAYIDPKGRLVITSSTQIPFHNRRQVARALDIPESKVRVIKPRIGGGFGAKQNSNTEFYPALVTWITKKPSKVTFTREETFESGSPRHPMKIDVTIGLMKDGKLRAIDMVGLSDTGAFAEHGRAVFLQVGMKSIGMYNKCDAVRFHGDVVYTNHLTYAAYRGYGATQGDYALESCINEACKKYGIDPIEFRVKNVVRENETAVPFGFFGQPAPPKGYALESCQLVACIERGREIIEWDKKYGKREISPTKRRGLGMACGRQGSGIPGVDMASAVLKLNNDGSFQLLIGATDLGTGSDTILSQICAEELTVPFEAINVFSSDTDFTPYDCGAYASSTTYVSGNAIKNTATKMRGELIREAAVILDAKEEDLFIEDGQVKSKVDDKSITFQGIAYKLGCSCKQLLTSDSFTGKGSPVPYIAGFAEVEVDIETGKIDLTQFVGVLDVGTVVNPALARVQAEGGILQGIGMALWETVVHNEKGKMLSNNFLKYPMPVRDNFGTIKVDFVESYEPTGPFGAKSIGEVVLNSSAPAIRAAIIDAVGPIQLDHMPFTPSLILSEINKLKKQA
- a CDS encoding NAD(P)/FAD-dependent oxidoreductase; protein product: MYDVIIIGAGPCGIFTALEYKKMNPNSKIIMFEKGRGLQNRVCPKRTTKKCVGCSPCNITTGFSGAGAFSDGKLTLSTAVGGRIAEYIGEEKAMEVIGYVDDMYLSYGADKAVYGAEEVYDKFLEYQKDLSKHDLELVYSPLRHLGTEKSFDIYKKMQQDLEDSGVDIRFSSPVENIIIEDKKIKGVISKGEEYLSDKVVVAVGREGAHWLTKLCTEKGIEKRSSTVDIGVRVETHDEILGNINKDLYESKIIYKTKTFNDKVRTFCQNPSGIVSTEYYEDNLAVANGHSYKEKEYKTTNTNFALLVSLNLSEPFESPIDYGKNIVRNANMLSGNRVIVQRLGDLKKGRRSTHESIENCKVNATLVDAYPGDLSLALPYRVVKDLIEMFEALDGPFKGMASDDTLIYGVEVKFYSNEVITDSKFRSNIEGLYFGGDGSGHTRGLMQASANGVLIARSLV
- a CDS encoding threonine/serine ThrE exporter family protein, with amino-acid sequence MDTGKILQIALNLGDILLTSGAEVYRVEETIRRVCKRYNIECDCYCTLTGIFISSEGTKNDKHSLTVIRRIKDRTLDLHKIELVNAFSRQIEVSDIDYDEALKKIEEIKKRPYFNFPTMLFAASFNAYVFSCLFGGTSIDGIVAFIIGMVIYSIKEYMARFGFFEFLQLFLAGIIAGGMTIGFKMGIPTLNIDKVIVGAIMLLLPGVAITSGIKDALNGDIISSSGRLMEGILTAAALGVGVGIMLVLGTHIM
- a CDS encoding threonine/serine exporter family protein translates to MLSGRLLIEIVFAFLGSFFPGVLFNIERKNLVWAGISGSIGWVLFAIVKAATASPAMATFVGAAGIGVYSEIMARVKKTPASIFSITGIYPLVPGITAYNTVKYIVEDDLAMALNKGIETAAVAGAIAFGIMTVTAAFQFITRFKQRKHEIKQEKSLSNS
- a CDS encoding (2Fe-2S)-binding protein produces the protein MTGTININGKDVVVEYEADDKLLELLRKLGYASVRRGCETLSCSVCTILVNDVPVNSCAVHVARVVGGGQKVTTVEGVPEEAKKVAEAMAEVGVDQCGYCAPGFVMTVLGIEKQIENPTDEKIVKYLRGNLCRCSGYVSQLRAIKKYLGMEG